The DNA region GGAACGTATTAAACTTCTGAAGGTATTTTTATGAACCCTTCTCAGTTTCCCATTAACAGCCACGCATGGCTGCCCTGTGCATGTACCCACAATTTGACACAATATAGGTTATTACGCTTAATAACTTTTGATCTCTCAGAGTGAGTGCATGgcttgaagaaatgaaaaaagctaCAGTGTGAAAACATTACTTCTCAAAGGaagggaaaatgaaatattaaaaaaaaaaaaaaaaaaaaccaggctcTTGACAGAGTAAATATGGTTGTGTTTCTTCAGATGCAAGAATTGCAGAGCCGGAGGGTCACCatgaaaatataatatacaaAAATTGGAAATTGACAGCCTATGGAAAACAGAAACGATTTCGTGAATGATCTTAAAGATACTGTCAATcagtcggcgccacggctcaataggctaatcctttgcctgcggcgccggcaccccaggttctagtcccggtcggggagctggattctgtcccggttgcccctcttccaggccagttctctgctgtggcccaggagtgcagtggaggatggcccaagtgcttgggccctgcaccccatgggagaccaggagaagcacctggctcctgccatcggatcagcgtggtgcgctggccgcggcggcctttggagggtgaaccaacggcaaaggaagacctttctgtctctctcactgtccactctgcctgtcaaaaaaaaaaaaaaaaaaaaaaaaaaaaagatactgtcaATCAATCGATTGTACTTTCCACAGTGGTTAGTGGGAGAGCCTAGGACATTCAAAGACCCAGTGCATACAGGCACTGAGGTGTCACACTTCATTCTGGACAGCTCGGGAAGACCAGGCCACGCCACGAGGGCATTGTTCTCCTTCTATGGCCATTGTTGCAGGGGCCTCTGAACCTACGAACAAGTACCCAGCATTCACTGCGCTATGCAAACAAATTAGGGTGTtgcacacagacaacagcagctTCATAGCTTCATTCCAGGAATATCTTGGTGCGGGGTGGTGTATGGCCACAAGGCAGGGCGGGATTAGGAACGTCTGGGTTTGCACATGGACACCGATGGGCAGGCCACCCTCCTGTCCCCTCTCTGTCCTGCCCACCGCTGGACTGGCTGTAAGCACACCTGCTTCACCACTGGGCGTTTCTTGCCACTGTACACAAATAACCTGCTCAGCCTGTGTCTGATGTCCGTCGCGTCCTCACAGAGGAGACTTTCAAGACCAAAGACAGCACGCGACGCCACCATGAGACAAGTATTTGTTGGGTGAGGATGTGGGTAGCGAGCCAAATTCCAATTCTCTGAACGCAAGGAGGACTTTTGCTATTGCACAAGGTACAGTGTGTTTCTGATGCAAAACATCTATTTTTACACATCTTCAATTAAAAACAGGCCTATCAGACTGACAGCTTCCTCCACTGCTCAGTTCCCGTCACGCTGCAGACAGCAGAGAAGCCCTTCACAGCAGCCACAAGGCAATCTTCCAGTAAGACTTGTTAATCTTTATACGGTCATCCTCGTGCAGCCATCAAAGTGAACTTAATGACAAATCAGTTAAAATAAATTACTGTTAGGAACTTGTAAGGATCGGATAAAAAGCAAACCATATGTGACATCTCTTCGGTCCTCCCCGTGACAGCAGCTAATTGTTACCATCTGTGCGGGGCACTGTGTTTTCCCAGATCCACTCTGTGCCCTTCTGGGTCCTGCCCGGGCCCCGGGAGGCTGACCTCCGCCGCTCACGCTCACGGGCTGCATCTGCTCAGCTGTGACCTTGCTCTCCGGCCTCCAGCGAGGCTCAGCCACAGGGAAGAAGAGCTCCGAGCATTGGAGGCGGGGAGAGGGCAGCCGGGCAGCCCCCATTCCCGCCCCGTACGCCTTCACACGCAGGCGTGCTCAcaggccctgcccccccccccccaagtcctTCATTAGGCTCTCCTAGCCTGCACACTTGTTGCTGGCCAAGGCCTCGGCTGGGGTCACTTACATGCACCGTGTGCAGCAGATCAGCCACCAGACACTGCCTCAGCTTCTCGTCGCTGCTGGTCCCGTGGAGCACCAGATCCGGCATGTACGTGGGGCAGTACCCTGCCAGGAGGGAGCGGCCGAAGTTCCTCACGTTCTGGCTGCTGATGCTCTGTGACCTAAGACGACATTTGGCCATTAGAACACACAGGTGAACGCACTTCCTTCTGCATGACGACTGGAGCGACAGCCTATGACACAGGTAAATAAAACCGGTTCAGGGTGCTGCACCGCCCCAGCCCTCCAGCAAGTGGGTCACTGGtatggaggagggaaggggacgGGGAGAGAAAGTTTTGTTTCCAAATGGAAGGCTGGAGGCTGCTTACAAGTTTGTCCTTGTAGCTCACAGAGAGCATCCACCAGGCAGCCTGTGTCACCGGAGTGAAGAAGGAAGTCGCCTGAGCTGGGGACTCTTGCCAGAAGCCTGGCTTTAGTGGTCTGATGTATCTGCACAGGGCAACGCCCAGCACGGtgcgggaggagagaggaaaccCCTACTGACTGCTCTCGGTCGTCACAGACCCAGTAACCGGCCTGACGGAGGGCTCAGGCAGAGTGCCGTCTCCCATGGCTCACGCTGCTCTGAGCCGCAGGGCAGAGGCCCCATGGGGAGGGGGGTCTGACCCCTCTGGAGTGAGGCACCTGCCGCCAGCCACGGAGCCTCTGTGATGGTGACAGTAAACTAGACTGTTCCCCACCgccacggccacagccacagccccaaGTATCCCAAAAATGCCCCTGTAGCCGCTGGGACAGCCACTGGCTCCCCCATCACACAGCTCAGGCACACTAAGCCAGAAGTTATTTTGGGAAGAGGGCAGGCTGGTCACCTCTTCTACTGGTAGGACAACACTGTCAATGCGCTGCGAAGAGCCACATAAAACCACGTGTTGTATGGCGTAGAGCAGCCACCAGTGCCTAAGGTgaccccgggagtcagggcaGGCAAGCAGGACTGCACCCCACTCCCTCTGCTTCCCGCCTGGCCAGCATTACCTGGGCagaggcagctccacttccaaggcCCCGTCGGTCCTGTCCCCGCTGTGACTCCAATCCAGGGCGGCTGAAGCACCCGCATCATCGTCACTGTCCCCAAGAGCGCTGTCCGAGCTCTCGTTCCTGGGAATGTTTCCTTCTGTCCTGATGTGGGCCTTCCTGTTGGCATCCCCACGGGGGACACTGGCAGCCGCCGGGAGGCCGGAGTCCTGCTGTACAGCCCGGTTTGCACCAGGCTCTACCAGCGGTCCTTCTCGGTCTTCTAAACCCAAGCCCACGGTTGTCTCCGGCGCTCTCCTTCCAGTTGCGGCTGCGCCGTCCGGAGGGGAGAGTGAGCCGGCGGTGTGGCCAGGGCCCCCGGCAGCAGCACCTGCTGCGGCATCGGTTCTGACATCTCTGTCCTCTGCAAAGCCCCGGCCAGGgtcccctgctgctcccctgcaGCTGCGAGTCTGAGGACAGCGGGCACTGTCTCCCGGGCCAGGTCTGGAGGGGCATCTGGAAACCTGCTGGTCCCGAGCGGCCTCCTTTGGGTGCTGTCCACAGGCCCTCAGCCGCTCCTCCATTTTTCTGGTGCGGCTTTCAAAGTCAGACTCTGGTGACACGGAGCTTCCGATGTGGAAAGTAACCCTCTCCCCGTGGGGCTTCTGCCAGGAGTGTCTGTCGGGGCAAGGCCTGGCCGCTGAGCGGTCCGGCCCTTTCTTGGCCAGCTCCCCTCGGGCCTCCTCATCGGCAGCGGGTTGCCCCGCCCTCATGCCTGCCCCTGGAGCCTCACAGGGGCACAGGAGCAAGGCGTCACCCTCTGGTGCCTCGTTCTTACTTCCTTCAGCTCCGCAAAACGCACCCTGAGGCTGCCAGGCACCGTCTGCCGCCGGCTCCGGGGGTCCCACGCTCTGCTCCGGCCTCTTGCTTGCCTCTTTGTCAGGCGTGGGACCCAGGGCTCTCCCGTCCGTGCCCTCGAGGGTCTCCGCGAACCCTGCAGGCCCGGGGCTCCTCCTCTCCGCCGCGGCTGCGGGTAGGATGGGGGGCACGAGCGCAGGCTCGTTTCTCACAGTGACCACCACGTACTCCGACTCCTCCACCTCCCCCCTCTCCAGGGCCGTGACGATCTGGCGCCCGTCGACGACCTGGCCACTCTCGCCGCGAGCCCCCCTCCAGGTCAGCTGGTTCTCCTGCAGCTCAGAGCACCGGAGGAAGTAGGTCAGGACGTACAGGATGCGCTGGACCAGGTCCTTCTGCTTCCCCACTACCACCGTGCGTGTCAGCCTCACGGGCGAGCCTATGGCTCCGTAGAGGTCACCTAGAGAGTGAAGGGGACACTCAGACAGAGTCCTCGGACTCAGCAGGCTGGGGGCGTGTTCCCCTTCACAAGGGCCAAACAGACAATTTAGGTTCCCAACTGAGACTCCATTCTTCACACACCGCATTTCTGATTCTAGCAGAGACCATGTCTTAGCTGCTCCTCTATGACCCAGGCCACAGCCCTTGGTGCGTGGGAGTAGCTTGGCTGAGTGCACAGGCCTCCCATGAGCTGGCTGCCTCGGCAGGTGGCCCCACGGAGGCCAAACCAGAACTCTGAGTGTATGATCAGGACAAATACTGTATCTTGGAAATCAGAATGAGAAGAATCCCAGGACAATCCAGGTTGAAGGATATCTGAAGAGAAGTGCAGTGAATCATTTCAAGATACTTAATTAGGTGCTCTGTTTAGAATCTTCTCAGTATTCGCCTAcatgcaaacactgcatgcagtTTGATCAACGAGAAGACAATCAGAGTCGTGAGTAATGAATCTGAAGGCTGTCTGTATTTTACTTTGCATGCAAATTCTACTGAGAAAAAACAGCTCCCCTTTGACTATATCCTGACGAGTGGCTGAAAAACTGGCTATCGAACCCTACATTCAGCTTAAGGATGGAAGAAGGGGAAATGTGGCATTaaggggccggctttgtggctcagcaggttaaagccccaatctctggtaccagtatcccatatgggcgccagctgcagtcgggctgctccacttctgatccaggtccctgccaatgtgctgggaaagcagcagaggatggcccaggtgcttgggcccctgcacccacctgggagacccagaagaagctcctggcttcagaatggcttagctccagccactgcagccatctggggagtgaaccagcagatggaagacctacacccacccctgtctctacctctctaactctttcaaataaacagatcaatatttaaaaaaaaaaaatttacctcaATATATCTTGGTACAACAAACTTGGAGCTAGAAgccattaaaaaaagattaagaatgCTGTAACAAATCAAAACCTGAAAAGACCCAAAGTAAGGAAAGGTGGTATCTGGTAAGAGTCATAGATAAGAGCTTGCAGAGTGAGACTGCATTTGAGAACTGCATCTAGGAGAGGGACGGCAGTGATAAGAGCATATacaagccagcgccgtggctcactaggctaatcctccacattgcggcgccggcacaccgggttctagtcccggtcggggtgccagattctgtcccagttgctcctcttccaggccagctctctgctgtggcccgggaaggcagtggaggatggcccaagtgcttgggccctgcaccccatgggagaccaggagaagcacccggctcctgccattggatcagcgcagcgcgctggccacggtggccattggagggtgaaccaatggcaaaggaagacctttctctctgtctctctctcactgtccactctgcctgtcaaaaataaaaataaaaaataaaaaagagcataTACAGATAGAAACCACGTTACGAGAAGAAGCAGGACCGGGGGAACCATCACAAAACACTTCCATTAGGAGTATTCCCTAGTGGGGGCTCTAAGAGCAGGGCAGAGTAATAACAGTCCCCTCTGTAGAAGACTAGAGGGGCGTGCATTCGGCAGAGGTTACGATGTCACCAGGGACATCCACATCTCGCGTCGACAGTttctgggttcgagtccccagctctgcttcctgcgcatgctcaccctggaaggcagcaggggcgTGGCTCAAGCAGGCGGTTCTCTGCCACCCCCACAGGATCTGCACAGCAACCACCATACCGAAGGTGCCTTAACTCATTACCCCACAGTGACCACCACGTAAGGCCTCTCTAGACCCGGGGAGGCCCCGGGCAGCAGACGCTAAGTCACAGGCCCCCGGGGGCTGAAACACGGGTGGGTGGGCTCTGAGCCCCCTGCTCTTCACCTCTGCACCACTGGGTCTCCCTCCTGCACCTTCCTGAACACCCCGACCAAAGCAGGAATCAGGAAGCTTTGAGATCAGGGGAATCCAGAGCCACCTCCTCCACTGAGCAgctggcttccccaggccacGCAGTACACGTGGCTGAATTCCCCAACCTGGAACCTAGCACAGAAACGGGACAGCGCTGAGTGTGCGAGTTTACTCTCATGTCTGATGAGCGAGAGGCCCTGGCATCCACAACTCCTCAACAGGAACCAAACACAACACCCTCGTCTCACAAGTCCCAAACTATAACCAAACACGCCAGGGACAAGATTCCTTATCATAACCATGCCTAAGTACAAACTTACGGGAAATGAACGTCACCAGTAATCACAATCTGTGCATTACAGAGCACAGAAAGATCATATTTCTGATCTATGGTAAAATTAGAAAGGTGATCAAATTCtggtgtgttattttttttttctctcattttccccCATCTGATCCATCCCCCAGGTCAGTTCTCAACCAGGGAGTGCCTCCCCCACACCCACCAACCTGGGAGACTGATGGAAATAGCTGGAGACATTTCTGACTGTTACACTTTGGGCAGAAAGGGTCTCCCGGCAGCTGGTGGACACAGGGGCCGGGATGTGGCTAAATGCTCCGTCATGCACAAGACAGCTCTCCCTTGCTGCCCTTCCACAACTCCACCAAGAACTAGCAGGTCCAAAATGTTAATAGTGCCAAGGTTGCGAAACCCTGCTCTAGGGTGGACAGCCACTGTGCCATTGAAGCACCCCGTTTACCTATACCGTTTTAAAGGAGAACAAAGCAGgtaggaggagaaaggagaggaaggcgGCAGCCTTGCGATTAGAATCCGCAGGCCATCCTCCCACTCCCTGCGTGCCCAATGACAACCTTGGAATTACTGGGTGAGAGGGCCAGAATAAATTATGAACTGCAGCATTGTTCAATTCCCTCCCACGTATTTCCCTGAAAGGTTTAACTGATACGAACCCAGCTGCGCCCAGAGAGGGTTGTAGGGATGTGTTTTGGCCAGCATGTTCACCGACTGAGAAGTGCGTTTCTCTGAGAAGGCTTTAATGGGAGGGTGGTCCACGGGCATGACAGTCGGGACCCAGGCCAGGTGGTAGGTTAACACTGCAGTCAGTAGGGCAGCAAAAAACCTGGGAGAAgtggaaaaacaacaaaaccagatCAACACAGGAAGCAGCACGTCCTGTGCCGCAGATACGCTGGCTACAGAGTTTGCACAGAGTCTCCAGAGAGCTGACGCTTACTGGTTTTTGTTGATCTGTTCTATCAGCAGTGTGAACTCCTTGAGAAAGCGCTGGCAGAGCTGGGTTTTTTCCAACGTGCTGGACATCATGGTGAGCCACACAGGTTCAGCTATCCTTGGAACAGAATATAGGTTCGAGATAGTCCCTctgtagaagagagagagacagggtatACTGAACTGTCACAGGTCTTCTCATTACTCTTGATGtaaaagaataaaggagaaaatgataATTTGGATCTACATGGTCTTTAGGTATTCGAACAGTGTGTATATAACAGAGACTGGAAAACTGGAGCCCACAGGCCCAATCTGTCCGTCGCCATTTttgtaaatgaagttttattggaGCATAATCACAATCATTCATTCATAGACAGTCTACAGCTGTTTGTGCTGGCCAATGGAAAAGCTGAGTAGTTACAGCAGATACCCTTTACCAAAAAAGTATGCCAACCTCcgacagaaaaaaatcattaaaaaaaaacttattttcacaATGTCTTGTGTCAGAATTTACAACCATTTTTAcagtaaagaaataaacagaaaaacaaagtatgaGGGTATTTTGAATAGTTCACAGACAAATGGaactaaaagttaaatttattttggtgcaaaagaattgaaatccacgtatagttttcataatacacatttccatgaaatttttgaagattccttgtgtGCATGAATTtcgtaaatttttttttgcaccggaacacacttatttttaaattccatttgtccacaaactttgttttttaaactttctagTTTATTTGAGACGCAATGAGACAGAGCTCTTGTTCACTGGTCcccttcccaaatgctcacaatggctggggagccaaagtcaggatccaggaactcaatccaggtgtcccatgtgtgtggcaggaaccactgtctcccagagtctgtggtaacaggaagctggagtcaggagctggagcctggagttgacccaggcattccaatggaCGATGGGGGTGTCCTAGCCAGCATCTTACTGCTAGGCTCTGAACTCTGAAGCACTCTCATGTATGCTGTAACTCCAAGTGTAACCAAAAGCAACTCAATTCTCCCAATTTCTGGCTAATGCTTTGGTTCTCTCAGACAACGCTCCTATTCAGTTTAGAAGAGAAGAACTATACAAACAGCTCTTCTTTACTACACCATATATCAAGGACTAGAGATTGGGTCACTTGCATAAGACAAGCACTAAATGACAAGATCAGGATGAGAATTCAGGTCTCACTGCCTGGCACAGAAGGCTTTGCACCAAGCCATATGACTGATAACTATTTTTCCAAAGTTTACACTAACTTAGCGTGAGATCTCCTCTGGGTAAAAGGTCACTGTATTTCTGAATCTATAATACATCAAACCTGTGCTATGTCTTCCAGAATCAAGACATGAGACACACTCTGACTTGACTTTCTGTGTGCATGAAAGAAGCAGGACATGAGAGAATCCCGCCTTTCCTGGAAACAGAGCATTGCTGAATTAGGCAGCAATGACCAAGTACAGTTCCGTGGCACTGGATTCGTTCACTAAAACGTGAGGTCTCTAAATGGTAACACTTAATTCTAGGTTGATTGCTGAAAAGAGAGCAAGACCTGTCTGTGTGTACAGCAAGGCTTTCTGGTTCCTGTACTTCCAGTTTCTTGACCTCTGGAAAATTAATGCTTTCATTAAACAAGTTTCCCGATTCGCAGGCACAAGCCTGCTTCTACTCTGACTACAGTAGAACAGCAGGCAAATCCAGTGCTGCCCCCACAAACTACAGAAGGTTTACTGATCACCAGGTTGCCAGCAAAAACCACAACTTCACTTTATTCCTCAAAAGTATGATTTAACCACTGCCAGATGATGACTAACCTGTTACTTTAGTGCTTTATACACAACCCAGAGTTCCAAGAGGGGCGGTGATTTCACTCCAGTGGCACTACAGAGTTCACCAGTGTATACCTTAACCATCACAAAACTGCTCTCACATTCCATGAACTGCAAATCTGCTTCTCTCAGCTATGCAGCAACAGTCTGACGCATGGGATTCCAGCCCCCACGGACACACCGGCTCTAAACACGTGCTGCAGCAACCCCAGCCCAGCGCGGTGGGCGAGActcccacctgccacccacagcgGGTCCCTCTTCCACCCAGGCACTGGGAGCAAGGGCCCCAGAAAACCAACTCGCAGGGTGCAACGACCATCCCTTGGAAACTGCCTAATGAGGACGCTCTGGGGCGACTGTGTAATTCACTGTGCAGAGGACACCTGGGAGAGGACACAACCAGGACTGTCCTGGCAAACGGGGACATCTGTCTGCGTGACAGGTAACGTCTCTGCATCCACGCTTTGGCCAAGCGTCACTGGGCTCGAGTTCCCACCTCCGTAAAAGAGCGTGATGGCACTTACCCTTAGGGTTTCAGGAGAATGACGTCATGAACTTACAAGGGACAGCGGCTGAGTATTAACTGTCCCCACTCATCCTGCTAACAATCATTCCAGGCTCGGGCAGTGGTGGGCATTAGTCGGTACTGGGTTACTTCAAATTTGGCTTCCTTTGCTCTGTGTCCAGTTGGAAGGGTGGAGCCAGTGAAGTGACTAACAGTGGTCAATCCCCGGCCCCAGTCTTCCTAGTCAGGGTCTCCTCGTACCCCTGGACACACGGCGGCCACGCTGCTGCAGCTCATCAACTCACGTTACCTGAACTCTCCCAGAGCTTCCATCAGGCGACTGACGTAAAACTGGACCCGCAGAGTGGACTCGGCGATCTTCCTACAGGAGATCATGGCCTGCATGGGAGAGAAGAAAGCCACGTTACTCCCTGAGCAGACATTACTGACTGGGCCTCCAGTGTAACCAAGTAAGAACACTCAAGGCAGCGAGGCCTCGGGTCACCCAAGGCAGGGGCTCTCTTCCTAAAGCAGCCCTGCGACCCCATCGCTCTGTGGCCGAGCCGCCCTCCTCGGGGAAGTGATCCGAGACGCCCCCGGGATCGCTTCCTATCCGACCCTGGACCCTGGACTACCACCTtattaccttttcttttctttttttctttttttttttttttttttttttgacaggcagagtggacagtgagatagagagagacagagagaaaggtctttctttgccgttggttcaccctccaatggccaccgcggccgacgcaccgcgctgatctgaaggcaggagccaggtgcttctcctggtctcccatgaggtgcagggcccaagcacctgggccatcctccactgcactccctggccacagcagagagctggcctggaagaggggcaactgggacagaatccggcgccccaatggggactagaacccggtgtgccggcgccacaaggtggaggattagcctagtgagctgcagcgccggcccttattACCTTTTCAATCGCACTCTTGAGCCTGTTCAGGTGAGATTCAAACAGggggaaatgagagaaaaagaagtccTGGAAGTTCCTCTGCGCCTCTTCTTTCTCGCACAGGGAAAAGATGATGCTCACGGCGATTTTCTTCCTCCTAACTATGGCTGGGTTAGAGCTGCAGGTCTCTTCAGCCAAGCTGAACATCTCATCTGTTGACCTGGAGGAAAAGGACGTCTGAGAAGCTGTCGTGCACCAGTGTGTCCCACTGGACACAAACTGTACCGCAGGGGACACGCTCAGAGAGCTCATCTAACAGAGGGTCTTCACCAGGAGTTTATCCACCCCCTCCCCTACAGTCGTGAGAAATGAAGGAGAATGCCACACACCATTATTGTGACGTGAAAGGAAATGGACATCAGGAGCGGCGGGCATTTAAATGTCCCCTCTTTAGACTCTCGGCCCTCTCCCTGGATCACTTTATGCCACTGGGATGGTGGTTAGAAAGGGGTGTGAAATACGTCTTCATTCAGAACCCAGGCCCCCTGTTTTTGCTTGATAGATACCAACAGAGGAGAACCTCCGAAGAGGCAAGAGCTCATCAGTACTCTAACAGGCATCACATGGGAACATGTACTGGTATTTCTAGGGTTAGTTTCCTAAGACAAATTAAAACTGCTCCATGAACTGACTCCTCTACATGCAGACAGTAAGCCTCGAGATCCACCGAGCTCTCTGGGAAATCCAAAGTGACAGTCAAATCCTCAAAAACCCTGATTCTTTGAGAGATGCCGCCTCTGTGATCAGACAGCCACGGAGCCAATAAATTCTCATTATAAACTCATTTGCCTTAAGGGATAAGCCTCGTAAGTACAGCCTAATCACGTCTCTTGTTAATTATTGTGAAAAGCCACCAGCGCTACCACAACGACAagagtagaaataaaataatctgttTTTCCTATGAAGACACCGAAACAGAGGACAAAACATATTGCGAAT from Oryctolagus cuniculus chromosome 8, mOryCun1.1, whole genome shotgun sequence includes:
- the FNIP2 gene encoding folliculin-interacting protein 2 isoform X9 codes for the protein MSTEPGILSDPWPCWCLPTQKAEDVPVKMSARCCQGSGGSGSGSVSSHGSSSGGSLPHAKEQLPKYQYTRPASDVNMLGEMMFGSVAMSYKGSTLKIHYIRSPPQLMISKVFSARMGSFCGSTNNLQDSFEYINQDPNLGKLNANQNSVGPCRNASNLGLLQACSSRLLQGVAEGGPLRLTRSASFFAAHSTPVDMPSRGQNEDRDSGIARSASLSSLLITPFPSPSSSTSSSSSYQRRWLRSQTTSLENGIVPRRSTDEMFSLAEETCSSNPAIVRRKKIAVSIIFSLCEKEEAQRNFQDFFFSHFPLFESHLNRLKSAIEKAMISCRKIAESTLRVQFYVSRLMEALGEFRGTISNLYSVPRIAEPVWLTMMSSTLEKTQLCQRFLKEFTLLIEQINKNQFFAALLTAVLTYHLAWVPTVMPVDHPPIKAFSEKRTSQSVNMLAKTHPYNPLWAQLGDLYGAIGSPVRLTRTVVVGKQKDLVQRILYVLTYFLRCSELQENQLTWRGARGESGQVVDGRQIVTALERGEVEESEYVVVTVRNEPALVPPILPAAAAERRSPGPAGFAETLEGTDGRALGPTPDKEASKRPEQSVGPPEPAADGAWQPQGAFCGAEGSKNEAPEGDALLLCPCEAPGAGMRAGQPAADEEARGELAKKGPDRSAARPCPDRHSWQKPHGERVTFHIGSSVSPESDFESRTRKMEERLRACGQHPKEAARDQQVSRCPSRPGPGDSARCPQTRSCRGAAGDPGRGFAEDRDVRTDAAAGAAAGGPGHTAGSLSPPDGAAATGRRAPETTVGLGLEDREGPLVEPGANRAVQQDSGLPAAASVPRGDANRKAHIRTEGNIPRNESSDSALGDSDDDAGASAALDWSHSGDRTDGALEVELPLPRSQSISSQNVRNFGRSLLAGYCPTYMPDLVLHGTSSDEKLRQCLVADLLHTVHHPVLDEPIAEAVCIIADTDKWSVQVATSQRKVTDSTKLGQDVLVSSQVSSLLQSILQLYKLHLPADFCVMHLEDRLQEMYLKSKMLSEYLRGHTRVHVKELGVVLGIESNDLPLLTAIASTHSPYVAQILL
- the FNIP2 gene encoding folliculin-interacting protein 2 isoform X11, with translation MFSLAEETCSSNPAIVRRKKIAVSIIFSLCEKEEAQRNFQDFFFSHFPLFESHLNRLKSAIEKAMISCRKIAESTLRVQFYVSRLMEALGEFRGTISNLYSVPRIAEPVWLTMMSSTLEKTQLCQRFLKEFTLLIEQINKNQFFAALLTAVLTYHLAWVPTVMPVDHPPIKAFSEKRTSQSVNMLAKTHPYNPLWAQLGDLYGAIGSPVRLTRTVVVGKQKDLVQRILYVLTYFLRCSELQENQLTWRGARGESGQVVDGRQIVTALERGEVEESEYVVVTVRNEPALVPPILPAAAAERRSPGPAGFAETLEGTDGRALGPTPDKEASKRPEQSVGPPEPAADGAWQPQGAFCGAEGSKNEAPEGDALLLCPCEAPGAGMRAGQPAADEEARGELAKKGPDRSAARPCPDRHSWQKPHGERVTFHIGSSVSPESDFESRTRKMEERLRACGQHPKEAARDQQVSRCPSRPGPGDSARCPQTRSCRGAAGDPGRGFAEDRDVRTDAAAGAAAGGPGHTAGSLSPPDGAAATGRRAPETTVGLGLEDREGPLVEPGANRAVQQDSGLPAAASVPRGDANRKAHIRTEGNIPRNESSDSALGDSDDDAGASAALDWSHSGDRTDGALEVELPLPRSQSISSQNVRNFGRSLLAGYCPTYMPDLVLHGTSSDEKLRQCLVADLLHTVHHPVLDEPIAEAVCIIADTDKWSVQVATSQRKVTDSTKLGQDVLVSSQVSSLLQSILQLYKLHLPADFCVMHLEDRLQEMYLKSKMLSEYLRGHTRVHVKELGVVLGIESNDLPLLTAIASTHSPYVAQILL
- the FNIP2 gene encoding folliculin-interacting protein 2 isoform X2; its protein translation is MCGGTAKTTTRPGAWQDSARCVSDAVSGAGRICKTLLHTRTGRRAGVGRGADPKELRNSWSCSEFDLKETRLIVYQDCERRGRQVLFDSKAVQKVEEGAAQKAEDVPVKMSARCCQGSGGSGSGSVSSHGSSSGGSLPHAKEQLPKYQYTRPASDVNMLGEMMFGSVAMSYKGSTLKIHYIRSPPQLMISKVFSARMGSFCGSTNNLQDSFEYINQDPNLGKLNANQNSVGPCRNASNLGLLQACSSRLLQGVAEGGPLRLTRSASFFAAHSTPVDMPSRGQNEDRDSGIARSASLSSLLITPFPSPSSSTSSSSSYQRRWLRSQTTSLENGIVPRRSTDEMFSLAEETCSSNPAIVRRKKIAVSIIFSLCEKEEAQRNFQDFFFSHFPLFESHLNRLKSAIEKAMISCRKIAESTLRVQFYVSRLMEALGEFRGTISNLYSVPRIAEPVWLTMMSSTLEKTQLCQRFLKEFTLLIEQINKNQFFAALLTAVLTYHLAWVPTVMPVDHPPIKAFSEKRTSQSVNMLAKTHPYNPLWAQLGDLYGAIGSPVRLTRTVVVGKQKDLVQRILYVLTYFLRCSELQENQLTWRGARGESGQVVDGRQIVTALERGEVEESEYVVVTVRNEPALVPPILPAAAAERRSPGPAGFAETLEGTDGRALGPTPDKEASKRPEQSVGPPEPAADGAWQPQGAFCGAEGSKNEAPEGDALLLCPCEAPGAGMRAGQPAADEEARGELAKKGPDRSAARPCPDRHSWQKPHGERVTFHIGSSVSPESDFESRTRKMEERLRACGQHPKEAARDQQVSRCPSRPGPGDSARCPQTRSCRGAAGDPGRGFAEDRDVRTDAAAGAAAGGPGHTAGSLSPPDGAAATGRRAPETTVGLGLEDREGPLVEPGANRAVQQDSGLPAAASVPRGDANRKAHIRTEGNIPRNESSDSALGDSDDDAGASAALDWSHSGDRTDGALEVELPLPRSQSISSQNVRNFGRSLLAGYCPTYMPDLVLHGTSSDEKLRQCLVADLLHTVHHPVLDEPIAEAVCIIADTDKWSVQVATSQRKVTDSTKLGQDVLVSSQVSSLLQSILQLYKLHLPADFCVMHLEDRLQEMYLKSKMLSEYLRGHTRVHVKELGVVLGIESNDLPLLTAIASTHSPYVAQILL